TTTTATCGCCCGCTCATTATAAAACAATCAAGCCTGTGCGTTCCGAAGGGAGGGTGCGAAAATCGGATGACGATTCTTTGCGTCTTTATATAGGTGTCGGCCGAAAAGACGGAATTACAAAGCGCAAGCTTGCCGAAATGCTAAGCCGGCTTCTTTCAATCCCCGAACGGCTTGTAGATGACATAGAGGTTATGGATAAGTTTTCCCTCGCTACAATGCCTAAAAATGCCGCAAATGATGCTCTACGCCTCTGTAAAAAGAAAAGGGGCTTACCTCATATGCATATTGACGTAAAAAGTGAGGCTCCGGCTAATTACGGTTCTATCGGTAAAGGTAAAAGAGGTCAAAAGCGGAAAACCGGAACACAAAGAAAAAGAGAAAATCGAAGTGCCGCTTCAAAATATAAACGTAAATAGTTTTAATTTGAAATTTCTAATTTTTGCTTGACAATATTCTATCCTATACGCTATAATCTGGAGTACAGGAGTTATTTTTATGAATGTTATAAAAGGAATTGTGCGGGATAAAAACAAACAGCCTGTCAGTCACGCTAAAGTTGCTCTTTTAACGGAAAGGTTTGAAGTTATAATCAGCGGTGAAGCTGATGAATCGGGCCGTTTTTCTTTGGAAGCTGATGCTAAAAAATATCCTTATTTTATCGCTTCAAAAGGTTTTAATGAAAAATTTCTTGACTTTTGGGGTTGTAATATAGATTTAAGGAAAGACCTTGAGATAAATCCTATTCTTGGTAAAATAGAAATTTTTAGTTTGATATTTTTCCCTTCTCTAGATGTAGATAATTGCATGATGCTTTATTTTAGGCCCATGAGTTTAAAATACCTTTTAGGCACGGAAAAAGTAATTGCACCTGAACTAAGCACCGATGATATAACCGTTTCCGTCAATGGGGACTTTTACGAAATTGTTACTATGAGGGTCATAAGCGAAACGATTAATAAAGGAGTTGAACCTATAAAGGCCTATGCTTTAAAAATAATTCTGGACGGTATTGAATTTGACGGGAAAAATAAACTTGAAATAAGCATTATAAAAGATGAGGGTTACGGCGAAGCCGTTTTATTTTTCTAAATATAGGTTTTTAAATAAGATTGGTTTATGATAGATTCCCATGTTCATCTTAGAGACGGTCTTTTATCCGATAAAGAAACCATAGCCCATGCCTTGGCCTTGGCCTGCCCCGCAGGTTTTACGGCCTTTTTTGATATGCCGAATACCAATCCGCCTCTTACAAATGCAGAAGCTGTTTTAGAGCGTTTTGCTCTGGCGGAAAAATCTATAAGGCAGTCCGGCCTTTCTGCCTTTTACGGTATTTACGGCGGTCTCACTTCCGATGTTTCCCAAATAGAAAAAATGGTTTTATTCTATAAAGAGTACTTTCCTAAAATAGTAGGCTTTAAGATGTTTGCAGGTCATTCTACCGGAAACATGGGTATAGTTGAAAAAGAAGACCAGAGAAAAGTTTATGCCGCTCTTAAAAAATTCGATTACAGAGGCATTCTTGCTATTCATTGCGAAAAAGAAAGCCTTATGAATAATTCCATCTTCGATATTGAAAATCCTATTACTCACAGCCTTGCCCGTCCGCCTGTTGCCGAAACCGAGTCCATAAAGGATCAGATTGAACTTATGCAAAGCGAGGGCTTTAAGGGACATCTTCATATCTGTCACATAAGCACAAAAGAAGGAATAAGGCTTGTTGCCGAGGCAAAAAAAAACGGTATTAGTATTTCGTGCGGGGCTACGGCTCATCACTCCCTCTTAAATATTGATTCTTATAAAAAGTCGGGTATCTTTGTAAAAATGAACCCTCCCTTGCGTGAAAAAGAAGAGCAGGAAGCCGTTTTTAATTCTCTCATTTTAGGCGGGATTGACTGGATTGAAAGCGACCACGCTCCCCACACATATGAAGATAAGAAAAAAGGTGCTTCCGGTATTCCGGGCTTTGCCGGTTCTCTGATTCTTTTAAAAGAACTGCGCAAGGCCGGCTGCTCCGAAAAAAGACTGGACGAGCTTTGCGGTAAGGCCGTAAACCGTATTTTTAAACTTGATTTGCCTTATAAAGTCCCCTCAAACACCGAAATCGATGCCTCCCTCCCCGGTTTAAGAACCGGCTACCCCTTCGATGCCTTTGAATTTTTTGGTATTTCTAAATTTTCTTTTTAAAATTTTTTGCTATTAACTTTAAATAATCTCTACAATAATTATGAAAGGGGAAAAATTTTTCTTCTTTTAAAAAATTATTAACGGGGCTTAATTATGGAAAAACTTTTTAAAATAACTTTACGCAACGACTACGCTTTTAAGCGTGTATTCGGTACTGAGGAGAACAAGGACGTACTACAGGATTTATTGGAGTGTATTTTAGACATTCCGCCTGATGACATCGCTGGTTTGGAGCTTCTGGATAAGGAGTTTCATAAAGAGCTTTTAAGTGAAAAATTAGGTATTTTGGATATCAAGTTAAGGCTAAAAGACGGCACCTTTGTCGACATTGAAATTCAAAACAGTTGGCATTTTGATTTTCCTGAAAGAACCTTGTATTATTGGTCTAAGATGTACAATGAAGGAATAAAACAAGGTCAAGACTATACAAAACTGCCAAAGTGTATTACAATAAACTTGGTAGGAAAAGGCTTTAATAAAAATAAGCGTTTGCACAACAAGTATCTTGTTTTAGAACAAGACACAAAAGAGCCTTTAGTTTCAAAACTTGAGATTCATATATTGAACCTTGAAAAGGCAAGGCTCTTAAAAGAAGGTCAATATAAAAATAGTAAAACAAAACGCTTATTAAACTGGCTGAAATTTATAGAAACTGATGATTGGGAGGTACGTAATATGCTGGCACAAGAATCACAGATGATGAGAAAGGCAAATGATACTATTACAATAATGGAAATGAGTCCTAAAGATAAATGGCTATATGATTCCCGTATGAAATACGAGCATGACAGGGCTTCATGTATAAACGAAGGTTATCGACAAGGACTTGAGCGTGGTCTTGATAAAGGTGTTTACCAAAATAAACTTGAAACGGCAAATCTTATGAAAAAAGCAAATTGTGAAATTGACTTTATCATGCAAATGACAGGCCTTAGCAAAGAAGAGATAGAAAAACTCTGATTAGTGTGAGAAAAAATTTAACAATTTTTTTTCAATTTTGCTTGGTATTTTGAATTTTTTGATGTATAATAATGTAAGAACAGTTATATTCGGCCTTTACTATAGGAGGTTTTTATGAAAAAGACATTAATTTTTATTTTGATGATACTTGTTTTAATAGTGTCATCCTGTAATTTGTTTTTAAAAGAAGAATACGGCGAGCTTATTTTAAGCTTTGACGAAAGCCTTCCCGACGGTGCCAGAGCCTTGGGTCCCGACGGTCTTCCAATTCTTTCGACTACTAGTATGAAAATCGATATAATCAGAGAAGACGGCTATACGGTAACAAGAGAACTCGGTGCCGAAGAACCTAAGTCCTTGATTGAGCTTGTACCTATCGGTGAAAAGATAGAGATAATAGTTACGGCAATTAACCCATCAGGTCAATGGTCGGGTAGGGCTTTTCACACTGTAGTTTCAGGTCAAAATCATGTAAGAGTCCTCTTAAACAAAAACATTTCAGGCTTAAAAAATCTTTTGTTTACACAGAAGAAGACTGATGCTCCTACTACCCCATACAACTTAACCCTCTATATGGACGGAAAAGAAATTAATGCTCACTCATCGCAATCAGAGTACAGCTTTGGCCGCGACAGCCTGGGACGGCTTTATATTAGTGTTAATGAGTTCAACTTTCATATCTATCGCTATACGAGTGAGGGTGAACTTCTTAACTATGTCATGGAGTCGATTTCTTGTTTTGCGAACGATTATACGACGGGAAAGATGTACGGTATTAATGGTTCCGGAAATATTATGAAGATAGATGAAAACTTGAACATCTCTGCTTTGAGCCCTCCCACAAGCCTTTTACATTATAACGATGCAGCGGCAATAGATAATAATCGGGTTGTATGGACATGGACAGATAATCCCTCTGACCCTTTAAAACTGAACTTCAAAAACAATTTGGAGAGTGGAGAAAATCCGATACCAATTGCAATCGAGAATCATATTAATATTCACCCTTGCAAAGAATCGAAAGTAAACGATCTTTTTATCCGCGGCGATTATGTATATGTGCTTTTTAATACCGTGAATGAAAGTGCGGGTTCAAGCGATTCTAACCTTTACTCTTTAGGCGGTGTCGTCCGTTATAATATAAACAATTTGACTGCTCCTCCTGTAAAAATCGGTTTTTCAAACAGCGTCAGCTTTGAAGACAGCTTATTAAAAAACTACGACTACTCCAAAAACTTTTACGGGGCTGTAAAAGTAATCGGCTTTGATGAAGAAAACATCTACATAGCCGATGACGGCTTTGATGCTGCCGATACTCCTGCAGGTGCCCGTATCGTTAAAAACCGCAACCGTATCGCAGCTCTTAATATCGCAACAAATACTTTAAGTTTTAGTGATGCCGGGCCCGCAAAATGGTATAACGAATGGAGAGAGTGGAGAACGCCTAATACGAAGATGATAGTGTGGAAATCTGATGCCGACTCCTCAAGAATTGGGATGAGTTACTATCAGGTAGAAAGAGGCGATGAGGACTTATCAAGTGCTCATCCGTTTATAACTTCCGGCGTCTACACCCCCATCGGTGTTTTATACAGCGATGTATTTTGTTATGACAGCGCAGGAAACTTCTATGTTTCGGGCAAAGACGGCAGCGATGAAAAATTATACCGATATGTATTAAAAGATGACGGAAGCTATGAGACCGACGGAGAAAAGGACATATCTAATAAACCGGAGGCTATGGCGGTTTCCGTTTCTTCCATTGCTGCCGATGCGGGAAGAACAATTTTGTTTTATTATAAGGCTCCGTTGAATTATCCTTATACTCATAAAATAGAGCGGCTTGCATGGCCTACGGATACTTTCTCTTATGCAGCAACAGCGCCCGAAATTAAATTGGCTGATTTAGGCGAATATGACACCGTTACTGCAATGGCAGCAAATAAGGACGGCATTTTTGTTGCGGTAAAAACCGTAAACGATAAGAATACTCAAAATGAAAAATATATGATTAGGGTTAAAAAATATGCACATCAACGGCTTGACTCTCCGGGATATATTAGTGCTGCTGAAACCGTAACCGTTATTGATGAAACATCGACAAACTATACTTCTCCTTGGACACAGGAACAGGCAAACGCATACATCAATGAAGACCTCAATGCTCTTTATATTTCAGACGGCGTATTATACGGTCTTACAACTAACCAAAAGGGATATATATATGGCGTTTCCTCCATGGCAACGGAGGTGTTTATAGGCGGTAAACTGCTTAAAATCGGGAATACCAAATCCCTTGGTTCTTATGTTGTTGTACTGTATAAAAACGACGGTCTTAGGCCTGCAACGTCTGGAGAATTCGCCCCCTACCGCTTTATTGCAGTTAAGCCAAAGAAACTCGTTATAGCTTCCGACGGCTATTACGGTAAGGGAACGGCTCCCAGAAATAAAAATAAGGTGTTTGTATTTGATATAGGAAACTGGGCCCATCCTGATGAAACGGTTACTCATGTTAGAATCAATTTCTCAAAACAATTGAGCTATTCCGGCGGCTCATTCATCTGGACAAGTGAATAGGCCTCTTATAAGTCTTTCCGTTCCGGTTTACGGAACGGAAAGCTCTTTGCCTGCTCTTTTGGATAGTATTTTAGCTCAGAACCTGCTGCTTAAAAACGCCGTTCAAAAGAGCGGCTTTTTTTCGAATAATAAAGATACCTTGCCCATCGAAATCCTCATCGTAAATGACGGAAGCCCCGGCGGTTCTTCTTTACCAAAAATTCTTAAACCCTATAAAAAGAAATTCAAAAACCTCGGTATTCCTCTGACTCTTTTGGAACACTCCAAAAATCTCGGACTGGTTGAAGCCCGCCGTACTTTGGTAAATGCTGCCTGCGGAGACTATGTTTTTTTTATAGATCCCGATGATACCATGCCTTCCGATTCTTTGTTGAATTTTTATGATGGTCTGCTTGCTTCGGGCTGCGGTATTCTTTCAAATGCTACGGATATTATTCACGGCAAAATGCGGCTGTCAGTTCCTCAGTTCAATATGGCAGATAAAAAAAATACGGAAAAATTCGACACTTTTTCAAAAAGCGTGCAGTCGATACATCC
The DNA window shown above is from Treponema denticola and carries:
- a CDS encoding carboxypeptidase-like regulatory domain-containing protein, giving the protein MNVIKGIVRDKNKQPVSHAKVALLTERFEVIISGEADESGRFSLEADAKKYPYFIASKGFNEKFLDFWGCNIDLRKDLEINPILGKIEIFSLIFFPSLDVDNCMMLYFRPMSLKYLLGTEKVIAPELSTDDITVSVNGDFYEIVTMRVISETINKGVEPIKAYALKIILDGIEFDGKNKLEISIIKDEGYGEAVLFF
- a CDS encoding dihydroorotase, which translates into the protein MIDSHVHLRDGLLSDKETIAHALALACPAGFTAFFDMPNTNPPLTNAEAVLERFALAEKSIRQSGLSAFYGIYGGLTSDVSQIEKMVLFYKEYFPKIVGFKMFAGHSTGNMGIVEKEDQRKVYAALKKFDYRGILAIHCEKESLMNNSIFDIENPITHSLARPPVAETESIKDQIELMQSEGFKGHLHICHISTKEGIRLVAEAKKNGISISCGATAHHSLLNIDSYKKSGIFVKMNPPLREKEEQEAVFNSLILGGIDWIESDHAPHTYEDKKKGASGIPGFAGSLILLKELRKAGCSEKRLDELCGKAVNRIFKLDLPYKVPSNTEIDASLPGLRTGYPFDAFEFFGISKFSF
- a CDS encoding Rpn family recombination-promoting nuclease/putative transposase; this encodes MEKLFKITLRNDYAFKRVFGTEENKDVLQDLLECILDIPPDDIAGLELLDKEFHKELLSEKLGILDIKLRLKDGTFVDIEIQNSWHFDFPERTLYYWSKMYNEGIKQGQDYTKLPKCITINLVGKGFNKNKRLHNKYLVLEQDTKEPLVSKLEIHILNLEKARLLKEGQYKNSKTKRLLNWLKFIETDDWEVRNMLAQESQMMRKANDTITIMEMSPKDKWLYDSRMKYEHDRASCINEGYRQGLERGLDKGVYQNKLETANLMKKANCEIDFIMQMTGLSKEEIEKL
- a CDS encoding glycosyltransferase family 2 protein, producing the protein MNRPLISLSVPVYGTESSLPALLDSILAQNLLLKNAVQKSGFFSNNKDTLPIEILIVNDGSPGGSSLPKILKPYKKKFKNLGIPLTLLEHSKNLGLVEARRTLVNAACGDYVFFIDPDDTMPSDSLLNFYDGLLASGCGILSNATDIIHGKMRLSVPQFNMADKKNTEKFDTFSKSVQSIHPGFLSGNEVLENFLIKKEHSGFLCAKLFRTGLLQEVYAELPHIFCIMAEDLLVYFFVLLKKPSYYGINSFVYNYINDTGISSAVQVTSLDRWEKICSSASVFTLIFSYIQEHPLDEKYIDELRIACNNQLKKNITKMNNDFTGSLQAEAYAILCDYWGEDYVKQIEKSMKDE